The sequence GAAGCGGGCGAATCCCTTCAGGAATGTTGTAAACGTGAAGTTTGGGAAGAAACAGGCTATGATGTTGAAGTGGGAAAACATTTGTATACAAAGTGGGGGAATGAAGGGAGTATTTCTACAAGAATTCATTACTACGAAGTCCAGCTCCTCGGAGGAGAGGCAACCATACAGGACCCTGATCAATTAATACATAAAATCGAATGGTTTTCACTTCAAGAGCTAAAGGACCTGCCCCTGGGATTTCCAGAAGATCATTCCATCCTGGAAGCCTACATGAATAAGAAGCTAGACACTACCCATATAAGGGAATAGTATTGTTTAAGCACAATATATTATAAAGTATGTATCTATAAAGGAGAGAGTAGAATGGTGAAACGAACAGGAGAAGTAGTGATGGGAGTAATCGGAATTATCTTATCCGCATTATTTTCCATCATCGGAATCGTACTTAATTTAGGGATGAGCAATCCTGAGGTCATGTCCCAAATCGAAGAAGGAATGGCGAGTGATCCAAACTTGCAAAATGAAGATATGACAGCAGGTGATATATCTTCCATTATTGAAACGGCTGAATCAATGGGATCTTATCTGGTGATCTTGGGGATTATTGCATCCATTCTTGGTATCATTGCTGTAATGTCCATTGTTAAAAATAAAAAACCAGTATTATCTGGAATCATGTTTATCATCGCTGCGCTTGTCATCGGACTAGGCACGATTGGATTTGGTTTCGTTCCTGGACTTCTGTTTCTCATTGCAGGAATCATGGCGTTTGTTCGCAAACCTAAGAAAACAGACCCTGTATATTAAAAAAATAAAGTAAGATATCCTATAGTATTTTATGTCAGAAGAAAAATTCCTTTTCACCGTAAATTTTGCTTGTACTCATCTTGCTTTCCTCCCGGATTTATACTATCTTAAGAGTAGAGCATAATGATAAAACAAGAGACACTGGCGGCAACCAATGTCTCTTGCTACACAGCAAACTGCAAGGAAAGCAGTGGCCCAATAGAGAAAGGAACATAACTCTACCCTTCAAAGTTTAGGCGCTTCATGAGGGTGGGGTTATTTCTTTTTGTCATTTGAAATAACTACGGCAATGATGGAGACAATTAAAGAGCCAAAGGTAATCATTAGCGTTAACGCCTCATACGTTGTCACTATAAGCACCACCTCCTTCTATAAGGAAGTGGCCACTCCCACCCTACATTCACTGTATGCTTCAAATTATAACACAAACACTCCCCGTACTTTATAGGCAAGAGGTAGGAAAAGCTTCACCCTATCAAAAAAACATATAACTCTATTGAGAACCGTCCCATACAATACGATTATTTAAACTTTCCTCGAAATATGTTAGCATAGATATGCTCATATTAAACGATTACATAACATCACGATACCCGAGGAGGAATACACGATGAAACAGCGTATAAAAATGTTAGAAAACTGGTTAAAGGAAGAGAAAATTGAAGCAGCTTTTATTAATTCAACTGAAAATGTATTTTACTTAACGAATTTCCACACAGATCCACATGAGCGCTTAATGGGGCTTTTTGTATTTCCGGATGCAGAACCATTTGTCGTCGTACCTGGAATGGAAGCACGTCAAGTGAAGGACGCCGGCTGGAACAACGAAGTGATCGGCTACTCTGATCATGAAAACCCATGGGAATTCATTCAGGAAGCCATTCAAAAAAGAAGCATAGATGGAAGCAAGGTTGCTTTCGAGAATGAAGTAGTTACCTATGGCCGCAGTCAATCATTCTTAAACATCTTTGATTCACCAAATGTAGTGAATGTCGAAGACAAATTAAACGAGATGCGCGTAGTGAAGGACGAGAAAGAAATCGAAATCATGCGTCGAGCGGCAAAAATGGCAGACTTCGGGGTAGAAGTAGGTGTAAGTGCCCTCCAGGAAGGCATTACAGAAATGGAAGTTCTTGCAAAGATTGAATATGAATTAAAGAAAAAAGGCATTCGTGAAATGTCGTTTTCTACGATGGTACTATTTGGTGAAAAGGCTGGAGATCCACACGGTAATCCGGGTAATCGCAAGCTGAAAGCCGGGGACTTCGTATTGTTTGATCTCGGCGTTGTCCTTGAAGGCTACACTTCAGATATTACACGTACATTCGCATATAAATCGGTTACAGACAAGCAAAAAGATATCTACAACACGGTTTTAAAAGCAGAACTGGCATCACTAGATGCAAGTAAGCCCGGCAACCGTATTGGGGATCTGGATCAAATCGCACGGGATATCATTACAGAAGCAGGGTATGGAGACTATTTCCCACACCGAATCGGGCACGGTCTTGGGATCAACGTACATGAATTCCCATCAATGAGTCATTTAAATAATGGGATATTAAAAGAAGGAATGACATATACAATAGAGCCTGGTATATACGTACCCGAAATTGGCGGAGTAAGAATTGAAGACGATGTACTTATAACGAAAGACGGGTACGAAACCTTGACCAACTTCCCAAAAGGGCTTCAAATTATTGAATAAGTCGAAACGAGAAGGCTGACGAAAGAGTGTTAGCCTTCTTTTTATGAAATGAAACTTTTACGGAGTTCGTTCGTATGTATAAGGGGAGTAAGTTACAGGAGGATGAATTACATTGAAGAAAACATTAATCATTTTCAGCTTTATAATGCTGGCAGGCTGCGGGATTCTCGAAGAAGCTAATAACAGTTTAACCTATGTGGAGGAAATGACCGATTATCTCAATGAAGCAGAACAATTTGCCAATGACTTCCCTGGACTAGTGGAAAATGCTGCTGCAGACCCATCCACCATACCGACACTTGAAACAAGATTAGAAGACATGAAAACAGAAATACAGGAAATCAATGAACTCACTCCGCCTCAACTGGCAGATAGCATTCACCAAAAAGTGGAAGAATATAACGGGCAAGCGTTAGAAGGAATTGACCGTGCCCTGGTCGAATTAGATAAGGGAGAAGTTCAGATTTCAGAATTGCAAAACCTTGACATCGTAAACACATTTAATCAACTTCAAGATATCAAAGGGAACTTAGAAAATTTAGGACAATAACATGAAGGTGTTACAAATGAGATTTCTTATTTGTAACACCTTTTTACAATAAAATACCATAAAGGACGCAGCTCACTCTTGTAACATTCCTTAGTGGTCCAAAATAAGTACGAACGATCCATTTGTATTAAAATGATTCAAAATTTGACCGATAAAATACAAGTGTGATTTCTCCGGATCTATAGAACAAGAGTTCTAAAAACATGCTATAATAAAGGAATCATAAACATGGACAGGAGAATGTTATGAAAGTCGTAATAGCCGAGAAACCCGACCAAGGAGCAACCCTTGCCAAGCCTTTTCCTCATCGAAAGCGTCAAGGATACATTGAAATACATTCAAACGATGTGTTCCCTGATGGTGCATATATTACCTGGGCTGTAGGACATCTCTTTCAGCTTCAAGCCCCTGAAAAATACGAGAGCAAATGGAAGAAGTGGACATTAGAAGACCTTCCCATCATACCTCTCCGATTTCAATATGAACTTCAACGGGCAAAAGCGAAACAATTCTCAGTCATCAAGGAGCTTCTTAAGAAAAACGAAGTGACGGAAATCATCCATGCAGGTGACGCGGGACGTGAAGGGGAGTTAATCATCCGGAATATCATTTCCATGTCCAGGGTGCAGAAACCGATGAAGAGATTATGGATTTCATCCTTAACAGAGAAAGCGATCCTTCAAGGGTTTACTAGTTTAAGAGAAGAAACGGAAATGCGCAGCCTCTATTATGAAGCCTATTCACGTGCTTGTGCCGATTGGCTTGTGGGAATGAACGCATCAAGGGCGTATAGCATCCTACTAAAGCAACAAGGCATGTCTGATGTTTTTTCTGCTGGAAGGGTTCAAACCCCGACACTCGCTCTGATTGTGAGAAGAGATGAGGAGATAGAGCGATTTAAGAGCGAACCCTTCTGGGAAGTGAAGGCAAGCTTTCAAATCGGTGACCACACCTACGAGGGCATCTGGCAAAAGGATGGGGAGTCGCGAATTCAATCCCGGGAGCTGGCTGAGAAAATCGCTTCTTTTTGTATAAATAAACCTGCAAGCGTAGATGAAATGAAAACAGAACGAAAAGAGTTCGCGCCGCCATTACTATTCAATCTTTCCGCACTTCAAGCGACGGTTAACAAAATGTATAAGCTTTCACCTAAGAAAACACTGGATGTTCTGCAAAAGCTTTATCAGAAGGGCCTTGTATCTTATCCAAGATCAGATTCACAATATGTAACGAAAGGCGAAGCTGAAGCCTTTCCCGAAATATTGTCTAAGCTTAAGGAATTCAGCCCTTACAATAACTGGATCCCTGCACCTCAAGAAAGCTTACTAAACAATAAGCGTTTTGTGAATGAAGCGAAGGTTTCCGATCATTACGCGATCATCCCGACTGAACAGGTAACAGATCCTCAATCTCTATCAGGTGATGAGAAGAAGATTTATGATGTTGTGGTTAAACGCTTTATCGCTGCACATCACGATAAAGCTGTGATTAACTACACAACCATCACCACCGTTGTGAATGGACGGGCTGAATTTGTTTCTAAAGGAAAGCAGATTCTCCAAGAGGGCTGGAGACAGGTTCTGATGCAGAACGAGAAGGAGGATGAACCGCTCCTGCCACCTGTAAAGGAAAAAGACAATGGTGTCGTAAATAGTGTTCAAACGAAGGAAGGAAAAACTCAGCCTCCTAAACGGTACACTGAAGGACAGCTGATTACATTAATGAAAACAGCGGGAAAATATATGGATAATGATGAACTTGAAAAGGTGTTAAAGCAAACAGAAGGTCTCGGAACAGAAGCCACTCGTGCAGGAATTATCACCATGCTTAAAGATCGACAGTATATTGATATTCAAAAGAACATCGTATATCCCACTGACAAGGCAAAGGTTTTAATTCGGGCCATTGGGGAAAATGTGTTAGCCTCAGCAGAAATGACGGCCAAATGGGAGCAGAGATTACAAGCAATAGGCAATGGGCAAGCGTCTGCACCCGAATTCATGGAACAAGTGAAGAAATTAAGCGAACGGCTTGTTCAAAATGCCCTTCAAGATTCTAATACGTGGAATTTCGAGGACCTCGATACAGCTTCCATCCAGCGAGCAAAAGGAAGGAAAGGGAAGAGTGCAGCAAAAACCAGCGTGGGCACATGTTTAAAATGCGGTGGAAAAGTCATAGATAAAGGAAAGTTCTATGGCTGTTCTAATTATCAAAAGACGAAGTGCAGCTTCACTATTTCTAAAACCATACTCTCGAAGCGAATTACGCAAACGATTGTAAAAAAGGTGTTGACCGATGGGAAATCCGATCGCATCGACGGCTTCAAAAAAGGCGAAAAGGAATTTTCAGCTTACCTTAGCTGGGATCCCAACGAAAAGAAAATTCAGTTCCAATTTGATATCTAACCATTTATTAAAAGGTGGTACATGGAATGTTAGCAGGGAGTCTATTTAAAGAAGTATTTTATCAATCAAGAATTCCTCAATTAGTCATGACATTAGATGAGAAACACATGATGTACAATCCGGCTTTCAAAAAGTTCCTTGGCTATATAGAAGCTGAGTGGACCTGTAAATCTTTACGTGAAATCTCTCACCCCCATGATTACCCAAAAGATATGCACTATCTTCATCAGGTTATCAGTGGAGACAGAAATGAGTATCAATTAGAAAAGCGATTTATTTGTAAAGATGGTTCAGTGAAAACTGGCGATTTACATGTTTCACTCATAAGAGATCAAGAAAACCCGTACGTTTTAGGTCAGGTTATCGATATAACGGAAAAAAAGGAAATAGAAGTGAAAAAGCAGAAAAGTGACGAACTATATCGTCTCCTTGCAGAAAATTCTTCTGATATCATCAATCTGCATGACCATGAAGGAAACTATATTTATTTATCGCCTTCGATCCACTCAACACTCGGATTCCATCCAGATGAGTTGGTCGGTACCCACCCTAATGAGATTATTCATCCTGAAGATCTTCCCATCATTGATGAATTGTTTCAAAAGTTGGTGGAAGATAACAACCCCATCATAATGACATACAGAGCAAGGAAAAAATCCGGGGAGTACAGTTGGTTTGAAAGTGTATTAAAAGCAATCGTGGACGAAAAATCCAATGATATTGTCAATGTTGTTTCGGTTTCTCGAAATATCGAGGAACGTCTACAAACAGAAGAACATATTAAAAAGTCAGAAAAGTTGGCCGTACTCGGTCAAATGGCAGCTGCCGTGGCCCATGAAATACGAAATCCACTCACCCCTATTAAAGGATTCCTTCAATTATGCAATGATAAGAAACAATACAATGAAGACTACTTACATATTGTCATTAATGAAATTAGCCGGGTAGAAGATATAATTACTGATTTTCTTCATTTAGCGAAGCCGCAAGAGCGGATGAATGAATGGGTTGATCTTCCTAAACTCATACATGAAGTTGTCACAATAGTAGATTCAGAGTTGAAGTCTAAAGGTGGAACAGTAGTAATCTCCCCTTCTCTGCACGATACTCATGTTAGAGGAAGTGAGAATGGATTGAAACAGGTACTTTTTAATATCTTTCAAAATGCTGTAGATGCGATTGAACAAGATGGATATATATCATTTGACCTCGTTAAAACATCTACTATTCTTGAGTTGATCGTTAAGGATAACGGTGAAGGAATTCCAGGTGAAATCATACCTCATCTTGGAGAACCCTTTTATTCAACAAAGGAAAAAGGAACTGGACTTGGATTGCTTATTTCTCACAAAATAATTGAGAATCATGGAGGAAGTATTTCTTATCACACAGAACAGGGAATTGGAACGGAAGTGACGATCCAGCTGCCGCTTCATCAGAGAAACGACTCTCTTTAAGGGAGTCGTTATTTCTATGGCTGTTTCCTAAAAGTTATTGTTTTAAAGCAGATTAACAGCAATGTATATCAAAATGGCCTTCTATTTAAACCCAATAATTATAAGACAGAAGTTTAATTTCATGAGAAGTGGATAAAACAAAAGGGTAGGGAATCAGCTATTTAAAAATGGAGGGTATACATTGAAAAAGATATTAATGGTCTTAACAAATGAAAGCAAAATTGATGATGAACACGAAACAGGTCTTTGGTTATCTGAGTTCGCAGAACCATATGAAGAATTTAAGAATCAAGGATTCGGTGTAGATGTGGCTAGTTTAAAAGGCGGGCGCATTCCATTAGATCCTAACAGTCTGGATGATGAACAAGTGGAGAAGTGGAAGGGTGTCACTAAGGAACTTGACCAAACGATGGTTCTTTCACAATTAAATGTAAACGAATATGCTGGCATCTTCTTACCAGGAGGACATGGGACGATGTTTGATCTGCCTGAGAGTCCAGAGCTTCAACAGGCACTGGCTCATTTTGCTGAAAACAACAAAGCCATTGGTGCCGTCTGCCACGGTCCAGCAGGATTTGTTGGAACGAAATTATCAAATGGCAAATGGTTGGTCGATGGAAAAAGCTTAACTGGATTCACGAATGAAGAAGAACAACAAACGGGCCTTGATTCATTGATGCCTTTCTTATTAGAAACAAAATTAAGAGAGCAAGGAGCTCAATTTGAAAAATCAGAGGCTTGGAGTGACCATGTTATGACGGACGGTAAGTTCGTGACAGGTCAGAATCCACAATCCAGTCAATCAACAGCGGAAGCCTTCGTTAAAGTATTATAAGATCATATCAGCTGAATGAAAACTGAAATGGAGCTCTATTTATGAGGAAGTCATATAATATTTTCTAAAGAGCATGGGTGAATGAGAGCCCATGCTCTTTTTTCTCTTCTACTATATTCTCTTTTCACCAACCATTTGTGATAAAATCGTGAGAAGCATAAGACGAGAGGAGAAGCTCATGCAGGTTATTAGGGTAATCATTCAAATGACCATTCTATGTTTATTTTATGAAGTTGGAAAGTGGTGTACAGACTTCTTTCACTTACCGATTCCCGGCAGCATTATCGGGATGCTTTTTTTGTTCCTATTATTATTTACAGGCGTGTTGAAAGAAAGATTATTATTGGACGGTTCAGGGTTCTTTCTTAGACACTTCTCTTTCTTTTTTCTTCCACTGTCGGTTAGCGCCATGGTTCTGGGGCCATATTTTATTGAATTTGGCTGGAAACTGGTTGTCATTCTTGTCATTAGTGGAATGATTGGTTTCATTGCTACATCATTATCAGCAGAGCGTTTAATAAGATGGAAGGAGAAACGAAAACATGATCCATCTCATTAGTTCCCTACTGGCAATATGCATAACGGTATTTTATTTTATCATCGGTGTAAAGATTCACCGTCTTTGGCCAAGCCCCTTAACGATTCCTATATTTATTAGTACGATTGCTGTTGTGGTCACATTATTGTTCGTGGATATTTCGTATGAACAGTATGCAGACTTCACTTCTTTCATAACGTATTTACTTGGACCTGCTACTGTTGCCCTGGCGTTTCCCCTATATCAGCACCGAAAGTTATTAGTACAGCACGTACAGCCTATACTATTCGGTATTATCACAGGAAGTGGAATGTCTATCCTTGTTTCTTATTATTTCAGTATGTGGCTGGGGATCCCTTCTGAATGGAATCGCTCATTGCTTATCAAAACCATCACAACGCCCGTAGCCGTTGATATTGGGAAGGTTATTGGGGCAAATATAGAAGTCATTCCCACGGTGGTCATTGTGACGGGGATGTTCGGAGCTATGATTATCCCATCCACTTTAAAATGGTTGGGAGTGAAGCATCCTATCGCAAAGGGACTGCCATTCGGAGTGATTTCCCATGGGGTGGGAACGGCACAGGCCATTAAAGAGGGGGAAAGGGAAGGGGCAGTAAGTGGTGCCGCTATGGCATTAACCGCCACGATCATGTCCTTCGTCATCCCTATTCTTTTCCTTTTTGTTTAATATAGTGAGGTGAATCATTATAATCACGCATCATATTAATTGAACAGAGCAATTCCTTTGAATCTATAGTAACCCTGTTCACGAAAAGAGACTTGAGAAGATTGAAGAAATCGCATGAAGTCTATCCTTACAACAGCTTTCCCTTTAAAAACAGAGTGTGTTTCGGTATAGTAAGGGAAGGTGAAATATCAAAAAAGAGAAGGAAGATATTATGATTGTCAAAACTGATGAAGATTTAAAAGCGTTAAAAGAAATCGGCCGCATTGTGGCTATGATACGTGATGAATTACGATCTCAGACAAAGCCTGGAGTAACGACTAAAGAGCTTGACGAGATTGCCGGAAGACTGTTTGAAGAAAACGGAGCGATTTCAGGTCCTAAAGGAGAATATGATTTTCCTGGTTTCACATGTATTAGTGTAAATGAGGAAGTGGCTCATGGGATTCCCGGGGATCGAGTGATTAACGAAGGTGACCTTATCAATATAGACGTATCTGGCTCTAAGAATGGGTATTATGCCGATACAGGAATTTCATTTGTTGTAGGAGAGGGGGACCCTAAGCTTACGGATTTATGTGAAGCGGCATCAAAAGCATTCCATGCGGGACTTCAAAAAGCAAGAGCCGGCTCTAAACAAAACGGAATCGGCAAAGCGGTTAATAATGAAGCAAGAAAAAATGGTTATACTGTGATTATGAACTTGACTGGTCATGGCGTTGGCCGCTCTCTACATGAGAAACCTGATCACATCTTAAATTACTTCGACCCATGGGATAATGCCCTTCTAAAAGAAGGAATGGTCATCGCATTTGAACCCTTTATCTCAACCAAAGCACAAAACGTAATCGAAAAAGGCGACGGCTGGACCTACATCACCCCCGACAACAGCCTGGTTGCCCAAATCGAACACACCATCATCATCACCAAAGACGAGCCAATCATTTTAACACAGTAAAGCAGTGAGGGACGGACCATTGATTCCTGGGAGTAGCTCCTAGGATCAATGGTCCGTCCCTCTTTTTGTATATGTTTTGTATAACAACATGGGTGATATGTAGGAAAACGATTAGTTTAGGCAGTTAAATCATACCACTGACGGATTGGTTCAGTTTGGTTCCGCGAACATTCATAAAATGAACACATAAAAAAGGAAACCGAATACAAGTCGGTTTCCTTTTTTTATCAAACGATTTTCGTTTTACCGCATTCTTGACACTTTCGATAAAACTTTCCATCTAATACTCGGGATTTGAAAATATTGTTGCCACATTCACAGCGACCGCTATGTTCATCCGGCTCATCTTTATAAAGTACGATATTTTCTTCCATATTTTCCATCATTGTCATCCCCTAGTTTAAACATTTCTTCTTATAGTATAGAGGCAATCTTCTACCTTGTTAAGATTAAATCTTCTTTATTCTAGGCTCTTTTCGAAAAGATTGTTGTTTTACCATAGAACCTGCCAGGGTTCTGTCAACCAGTTTATGCTGGATGGTGAGGGGAACTGCTCCGCTTGCAGCTAGCGTTCGGCTGAGCTTCCTCGGCTTAGCCGAACGGGGTCTCGGCACGCCCAAAATCCGCCGGAGACTGCGCAGTTCCCTTCACCATCTTTAACAGGATTTTCATGACAGAGCTTCAAAGTGTGGAAGATGACAAAGTAACTAGAAAAAATATTTCTTTTTTACTTAAAAGGAAGATTAATCTCTACTTACCTTAAATGAGATGGTTTGCTAAAGTTCTTGTTTTTATTGATTTCCATTAAGGATATATGCTCAGAAAGTTGATTGGAGCGGAAGGGTGCTCGACTCCCGCGGAAAGCGAGCATCCTGGAGCGGAAATCAACTAGAACTTTCTCCTCTACAATAGCAAACTATACGAAAAGAGCCTTATTCTAAAAAACTGAACCCTCTTCATCAAACAAAAATAATGCTCTTCTTCAATTTATTAAGTACAAAAAAGATAACAGGATCTATTTTTTCACCCTTCAAACAGAATAGAACCTTTTCGCTATTTTATCCATAAATATCCTTTACATCTATTATTTTCATTAATAATTCCCATAGTATTCCTCTATATGATAGTTTATACAGGAAATCGCTTTCTATTACAGTCGTGAAATATTCTTGACGCACGATATTAAAGTTCCTGTTATTGATTTGAGATTTTACTATGTTAGTATTTTCCCTGTTAGCAAAAATAAATAAACCGCTAGCTACATAAGGAGGAATTTTTCTATGAAACTAAAAAAATCGATTATTTCTGTGGCTGCATTTACTACACTTGCAGTGTCTGGTGGAGCTAGCGCTTCAGCACAAGACATCGAAGTTAAAAAAGGTGACACACTCTGGGGAATTGCGCAGGAGTACGGTACATCCGTTGATCAACTCATGAAATGGAACAATTTAAATTCACACTTAATCTACCCTGATCAAGAACTCAAGGTATCATCAAAAGAGTACTATACAGTTAAAAAAGGTGACACACTCTGGGGAATTTCTTCACAATATGGTGTTTCCGTCGACAGTTTAATAGGCTGGAACGCACTTGAGAGTGACCTGATTGTCCCAGGACAAGAGTTAGTCATCAATTTAGAAGATAAAAAAGCACCTTCAGCTACTGCAAATACTTCTGAGCAAGCAGCAGCCCCTGCTCAAGAAGAAACAGCAGAAGTAGCTCCAGAAGCTGAAGCGCCTGCAGCAGAACCAGCTGAAGCACAACCTGCTAAAGAAGAAGCTGCAGCAGAAGAACCAGCTCCTCAAGAGGAAGCTGTAAAGGAAATCACAGTAGAAGCAACTGCTTACACAGCAAGTTGTGAAGGTTGCTCAGGTACGACAGCAACTGGCGTTAACCTTTTAGAAAATCCTGATGCAAAAGTGATTGCAGTTGATCCGAATGTAATTCCACTAGGATCAAAAGTATATGTTGAAGGATACGGCTATGCAACTGCAGAAGACACTGGCGGAGCGATTAAAGGGAATCGAATCGACGTATTCATTCCGTCAAAAGATCAAGCAGTTGATTGGGGCAGAAAATCAGTTAACGTAAAAATCCTCGAAACTAAATAATAGATTGAAACCACTGAGAAATCATTCTCAGTGGTTTTTTTTGTAGAGTTAATCTAAAAACCCAAGATGAACATGTTATAAACTTCTAAATAAATCCCTTCGATACTAGTTATCTTTCCATTCTTCCAACTAATATTTCCCTTCAATTGAAAGAGTTAGAAACACTTCCAGCTGAATCGCCAGAAAACAATAAATATTACACGCTTGTCATCTAATTGTTATCGGTTTATAACCAGTTTGTTATGCGTCTGAGGTAAGTCTATGTTACTATTTCAAATGTTGGTTTCATAGACAAAACACAAAAGGAGGAATTACACAAGATGAAAAAAGTATTATTTTCCATTTTTTCCTTCACAGTTTTATTAACAATCGGACTTACTTCTGCCTATGCAGATTCAAACGATACTGCAATGAATGATTATCATAATATTGAAAAAGGCGATATTCTTTGGGAGATTGCAAATCGATATCATGTTTCGATAGATGAAGTTGGGACACGCCAACAACTTTTAGAAGAAGGTATAACTGTGAATAACGAATCAGAAGAACAACAAGAGGTTAAATCAGCAGATACAAAGTCTTCTGAGGATTCTCAGGATAATGTGGTGAAAGAGGTTAATGTAACAGCCACTGCGTACACAGCATATTGTGAAGGCTGTATCGGTATCACAAAGACAGGTGTTGACTTAATCGAGAACCCTGATGCAAGAGTCATTGCCGTCGATCCAAGTGTCATTCCACTGGGGTCTAAGGTGTATGTAGAAGGATACGGTTATTCCCGTGCAGAAGATACAGGTGGAGCCATTAAAGGAAAACGTATCGACATCTATATGGAAAAAGAAAAAGATGCCCTTAAATATGGTGTACAGGATGTTAAAGTGAAAATTATTGAAGAGTAACGAATAGTCAGGACGCCGATTCAGGCGTCCTTTTTGTATAAAAAAACTATTTCCCTTGAACGTCAGACCCTTTTCTAGCAGAAGGAGCTACTGATTTCATCTCAATTTCCTCACCCATTTGTTGTTGAGCTAATTTTTCTGCTGCTTCATGTTGAGAATTCTTTTGCTTGTTTTTCATGATTGGACCTCCTCCCGTACATTTTTTAATTAATATTCACCGATACATGAAAATTACTACAGGTACTTCATCCAGAATTCCCATTTATTACTTCAAGTATTATAGAGAAACCTTTAATTATATCGACTTAAATACTTTTTCTTCCTATAAAACAGTTAAAACATGATTGTCAACCCGATTTATTTTAACGGAATATAACGCGTTTTCATTTCCAGTTTCTCAAGCTCGAAAAATTCCTAAATGGGCTTTAACTTCAAAAAAAGAATAGGAATGAAAACGTTTAAATGACAAACACTATAAAAAAATATAATGGTTATCACTTGCAAAGTTAAACTTTTTTCTGATAGGGTAAC is a genomic window of Rossellomorea sp. y25 containing:
- a CDS encoding type 1 glutamine amidotransferase domain-containing protein encodes the protein MKKILMVLTNESKIDDEHETGLWLSEFAEPYEEFKNQGFGVDVASLKGGRIPLDPNSLDDEQVEKWKGVTKELDQTMVLSQLNVNEYAGIFLPGGHGTMFDLPESPELQQALAHFAENNKAIGAVCHGPAGFVGTKLSNGKWLVDGKSLTGFTNEEEQQTGLDSLMPFLLETKLREQGAQFEKSEAWSDHVMTDGKFVTGQNPQSSQSTAEAFVKVL
- a CDS encoding CidA/LrgA family protein; protein product: MQVIRVIIQMTILCLFYEVGKWCTDFFHLPIPGSIIGMLFLFLLLFTGVLKERLLLDGSGFFLRHFSFFFLPLSVSAMVLGPYFIEFGWKLVVILVISGMIGFIATSLSAERLIRWKEKRKHDPSH
- a CDS encoding LrgB family protein; translated protein: MIHLISSLLAICITVFYFIIGVKIHRLWPSPLTIPIFISTIAVVVTLLFVDISYEQYADFTSFITYLLGPATVALAFPLYQHRKLLVQHVQPILFGIITGSGMSILVSYYFSMWLGIPSEWNRSLLIKTITTPVAVDIGKVIGANIEVIPTVVIVTGMFGAMIIPSTLKWLGVKHPIAKGLPFGVISHGVGTAQAIKEGEREGAVSGAAMALTATIMSFVIPILFLFV
- the map gene encoding type I methionyl aminopeptidase, encoding MIVKTDEDLKALKEIGRIVAMIRDELRSQTKPGVTTKELDEIAGRLFEENGAISGPKGEYDFPGFTCISVNEEVAHGIPGDRVINEGDLINIDVSGSKNGYYADTGISFVVGEGDPKLTDLCEAASKAFHAGLQKARAGSKQNGIGKAVNNEARKNGYTVIMNLTGHGVGRSLHEKPDHILNYFDPWDNALLKEGMVIAFEPFISTKAQNVIEKGDGWTYITPDNSLVAQIEHTIIITKDEPIILTQ
- a CDS encoding LysM peptidoglycan-binding and 3D domain-containing protein; protein product: MKLKKSIISVAAFTTLAVSGGASASAQDIEVKKGDTLWGIAQEYGTSVDQLMKWNNLNSHLIYPDQELKVSSKEYYTVKKGDTLWGISSQYGVSVDSLIGWNALESDLIVPGQELVINLEDKKAPSATANTSEQAAAPAQEETAEVAPEAEAPAAEPAEAQPAKEEAAAEEPAPQEEAVKEITVEATAYTASCEGCSGTTATGVNLLENPDAKVIAVDPNVIPLGSKVYVEGYGYATAEDTGGAIKGNRIDVFIPSKDQAVDWGRKSVNVKILETK
- a CDS encoding 3D domain-containing protein, with product MKKVLFSIFSFTVLLTIGLTSAYADSNDTAMNDYHNIEKGDILWEIANRYHVSIDEVGTRQQLLEEGITVNNESEEQQEVKSADTKSSEDSQDNVVKEVNVTATAYTAYCEGCIGITKTGVDLIENPDARVIAVDPSVIPLGSKVYVEGYGYSRAEDTGGAIKGKRIDIYMEKEKDALKYGVQDVKVKIIEE